A region of Vigna radiata var. radiata cultivar VC1973A chromosome 6, Vradiata_ver6, whole genome shotgun sequence DNA encodes the following proteins:
- the LOC106764159 gene encoding uncharacterized protein LOC106764159, giving the protein MMNANPNSNCNPYEHMLKESINRFFAEHRRGVTNFSDFTSIFSRMLHATPNPPIPILWFYAALEFRAARDPSRSVRDLFQLLVSCTGACGSTKRIAALAPLVFVLHRLALRRREFRSEVESLVEGVVSYCSIYCGKEVCNGDVAVMEFGDLIKVWMVDDDGGGGGGVFGDCAVEGFFPLVSEEFRKGIVRGCEVGILEGVVMCEALLLKLCLAFEKGLSRAELEKNLLASAVQTMTGFRSFRFLDTLFRMMLEPVFPVTSLLGSENQVLLKEVLYNSVMMIDYSFINPQAEFSLYANSLKDVAITWLFVAELAVQSAREKGDQGKAMSYINAFCRSCIPSQLINWVTDQNCIGRKITRPNVSTPIALIKWLLVVEEQGISVFAGETAKQMDLMFKANFFTSRTECLLPVIKHFFNNLDKNLFSVNGEAVADKLDGDIDMPDSVETASLAAAAADDDDDLSSVIDGTRKRKEGIEDDTNTKPLKKYMRCHIHENSVRENAFTFRQQ; this is encoded by the exons ATGATGAATGCTAACCCTAACTCTAACTGTAACCCTTACGAACACATGCTCAAGGAATCCATCAACCGCTTCTTCGCCGAACACCGCAGAGGCGTCACCAACTTCTCCGACTTCACCTCCATCTTCTCCCGCATGCTCCACGCCACCCCCAACCCTCCCATCCCAATCCTCTGGTTCTACGCTGCCCTCGAATTTCGTGCAGCGCGCGACCCTTCACGAAGCGTCAGGGACCTGTTCCAGTTGCTCGTTTCGTGTACCGGTGCGTGCGGGTCCACGAAGCGGATCGCTGCGCTCGCGCCGCTGGTGTTTGTTTTACACCGCTTGGCGCTTCGGCGACGGGAGTTTAGAAGCGAGGTGGAGAGTCTGGTGGAAGGAGTTGTGAGCTACTGCAGCATTTACTGCGGGAAGGAGGTTTGCAACGGCGACGTGGCGGTTATGGAGTTTGGGGATTTGATCAAGGTGTGGATGGTGGACGATGATGGTGGCGGTGGCGGAGGGGTTTTTGGAGATTGCGCCGTGGAAGGGTTTTTCCCTCTTGTGAGTGAGGAATTTCGGAAGGGGATTGTGAGGGGTTGCGAGGTTGGGATCTTGGAGGGAGTTGTTATGTGCGAAGCGCTTCTGTTGAAGCTGTGTTTGGCGTTCGAGAAAGGACTTAGCAGAGCGGAGCTGGAGAAGAATTTGCTCGCTTCCGCAGTTCAGACCATGACAGGGTTTCGAAGTTTTCGCTTTTTGG ATACCCTTTTCAGGATGATGTTGGAGCCAGTTTTCCCAGTCACCTCTCTACTG GGTTCTGAAAATCAAGTTCTTTTAAAAGAAGTCCTGTACAATTCTGTGATGATGATAGACTATTCATTCATTAACCCTCAGGCAGAATTTTCACTATATGCCAACAGCTTGAAAGATGTTGCTATAACTTGGTTGTTTGTTGCTGAGTTAGCTGTGCAGTCTGCTAG GGAAAAAGGTGACCAGGGGAAAGCTATGTCGTACATAAATGCCTTCTGTAGATCCTGTATACCCAGTCAATTGATCAACTGGGTTACTGATCAAAATTGCATAGGCAGGAAGATCACTAGACCAAATGTTTCCACTCCCATAGCCCTTATAA AGTGGCTTCTAGTTGTTGAGGAACAAGGAATTTCTGTGTTTGCTGGCGAAACTGCTAAGCAGATGGACTTAATGTTCAAAGCTAATTTTTTCACTTCAAGAACCGAGTGTTTACTTCCGGTCATAAAGCATTTCTTCAACAATCTGGATAAGAATCTCTTTTCAGTGAATGGAGAAGCCGTGGCAGACAAACTTGATGGTGACATCGACATGCCTGATAGTGTGGAAACTGCAAGTTtggctgctgctgctgctgatgatgatgatgatctgAGCTCAGTTATTGATGGGACAAGAAAACGCAAAGAAGGGATCGAGGATGATACTAATACAAAACcgctaaaaaaatatatgagatGTCATATTCATGAGAATTCAGTAAGAGAAAACGCTTTTACATTCAGACAACAATGA
- the LOC106763872 gene encoding pollen-specific protein SF21, with protein MADSTSSDSLSLDIDSFSPSPQEHIIRTRHGSISVSVYGDQDKPALITYPDLALNYVSCFQGLLFCPEAYYLLLHNFCIYHISPPGHELGAVPIDPDYPILSVDDLADQIAEVLNFFGLSAVMCMGVTAGAYVLTLFAMKYRQRVLGLILVSPLCKEPSWAEWLYNKVMSNLLYFYGMCGVVKEILLKRYFSKEIRGGTQLPESDIVKACRRLLDERQSLNVWRFLEAINGRPDISEGLRKLQCRSLIFVGDMSPFHSEALHMTSKLDRRFSALVEVQACGSMVTEEQPHAMLIPMEYFLMGYGLYKPSKLSVSPRSPLSPSCISPELYSPESMGLKLKPIKTRISMEI; from the exons ATGGCCGATTCAACCTCAAGCGATTCTCTCTCGCTAGACATCGATTCCTTCTCTCCTTCACCTCAg GAACATATCATCAGAACACGCCATGGTTCTATATCCGTTTCTGTATACGGAGACCAGGATAAGCCAGCACTTATCACATATCCAGATTTGGCTTTAAATT ATGTCTCCTGCTTTCAGGGGTTATTATTTTGTCCCGAGGCATATTACCTTCTGCTCCACAATTTCTGCATTTATCACATTAGTCCACCTGGGCATGAG TTAGGAGCTGTTCCAATTGATCCAGATTATCCAATTCTTTCTGTAGATGACTTAGCTGATCAAATAGCTGAGGTTCTCAACTTTTTCGG TCTTAGCGCAGTCATGTGTATGGGAGTAACTGCTGGGGCTTACGTTCTTACCTTATTTGCT ATGAAGTATAGACAACGTGTTCTTGGTTTGATACTCGTTTCACCTCTATGTAAAGAACCATCTTGGGCTGAATGGTTGTACAACAAG GTCATGTCAAATTTGCTATACTTCTATGGCATGTGTGGCGTAGTAAAGGAAATATTGCTGAAGCGGTACTTCAGCAAG GAAATTCGAGGTGGTACACAATTGCCGGAGTCGGATATTGTTAAAGCGTGCCGAAGG TTGTTGGATGAGAGGCAGAGTTTGAATGTGTGGCGATTCCTGGAGGCTATTAACGG GAGACCTGACATAAGTGAAGGGTTGAGAAAATTACAGTGCCGTTCACTTATTTTTGTTGGGGATATGTCACCATTTCACTCGGAGGCTCTCCACATGACTTCGAAATTGGACAGACGATTCAGTGCCTTAGTTGAG GTTCAAGCATGTGGATCAATGGTAACAGAGGAGCAGCCTCATGCGATGTTAATACCGATGGAGTACTTTCTGATGGGATATGGCTTGTACAAGCCATCCAAGCTAAGTGTCAGCCCAAGAAGCCCCTTGAGTCCATCTTGCATATCTCCCGAGCTTTACTCCCCAGAGAGTATGGGTTTAAAATTGAAACCCATAAAGACACGAATTTCTATGGAAATCTAG
- the LOC106764198 gene encoding homeobox protein ATH1, with translation MENNMYSASLDIPGRNSAVIEEIAQHLAPKPLIQCYSFDLNNQNHIINGIPVLAAEQGEPRSDVHVDGCFINQARIADSNSFVSIQGKSIVGDASNPINNSAIQEHLAGGRPIASDASLADRIGLQENLQSSAALPHSMSSLEALGPYIFSNWQDTSNPLAATFGDHAYDELSSIQKWNVNKFLKAPEANGTEIQAYSSIGNLVQNGWTSSNVASLGNFAYNSSNCSKELSLSLSRSPPTTGQCSEMSCSNASRSMNGTSSGLEQPSCSSKELCMRLGSNKHVQFSPAILGSRYLAGVQEIFAQIATYSFENVELMTYPASGVRAGGNKSASAFTPKRRVASNQNENSMYGAHAEESPSERHAADSNKSQLLMLLQLVDNGYSQCLDEVHTVASAFHAATELDPHMHAHFALQTISLLYKDLRERISNCIRAMGPDFNSLCSEEEKEWSLETSFIQKQWALQQLKKKDQLWRPQRGLPERSVSVLRAWMFQNFLHPYPKDAEKHSLAVKSGLTRSQVSNWFINARVRLWKPMIEEMYAEMSRRKACRNEEGLESSHRSRMSMNSQMLNIN, from the exons ATGGAGAATAATATGTATAGTGCTTCACTGGACATTCCTGGCAGAAATTCTGCTGTCATAGAAGAAATTGCACAGCATTTAGCACCGAAGCCACTGATTCAATGCTACTCATTTGACCTCAATAACCAAAACCACATTATAAATGGAATTCCAGTTCTTGCTGCAGAACAAGGTGAACCTAGAAGTGATGTCCATGTAGATGGTTGCTTCATAAACCAAGCTAGAATTGCTGATTCCAATTCATTTGTCTCAATACAAGGAAAGAGTATTGTAGGAGATGCCTCGAATCCCATTAACAACAGTGCCATTCAAGAGCATTTAGCTGGAGGAAGGCCAATTGCTTCTGATGCTTCACTTGCTGATAGAATAGGCCTTCAAGAAAATCTGCAGAGTTCAGCAGCTTTGCCTCATTCAATGAGTTCATTGGAGGCACTGGGACCATACATCTTCAGTAATTGGCAAGATACGTCAAACCCTTTGGCTGCAACTTTTGGTGATCATGCCTATGATGAATTATCAAGTATTCAGAAGTGGAATGTGAACAAGTTTCTGAAAGCTCCAGAGGCCAATGGGACTGAGATCCAGGCTTATTCTTCCATAGGAAACCTGGTTCAAAATGGGTGGACATCATCAAATGTTGCAAGCTTGGGAAATTTTGCCTATAATTCTTCTAATTGCAGTAAAGAACTGTCACTAAGTCTTTCAAGATCTCCTCCAACTACTGGTCAGTGCTCAGAGATGAGCTGCTCCAACGCATCTCGCAGCATGAATGGAACAAGTTCAGGCTTGGAGCAACCTTCCTGCAGCAGCAAGGAACTGTGTATGAGATTAGGTTCCAACAAACATGTCCAGTTTTCACCAGCAATATTGGGGTCCAGATATCTTGCCGGAGTTCAAGAGATATTTGCTCAAATTGCCACATACTCATTTGAAAATGTAGAGCTGATGACTTACCCAGCTTCTGGTGTTAGAGCAGGAGGAAATAAGTCAGCTTCAGCTTTCACACCAAAGAGAAGGGTAGCGAGTAATCAGAATGAAAATTCCATGTATGGAGCACATGCAGAAGAATCTCCATCGGAAAGACATGCAGCTGATTCAAACAAATCCCAACTTCTCATGCttctacaactg GTGGACAATGGATATAGCCAGTGTTTGGATGAGGTTCATACCGTGGCATCTGCATTCCATGCTGCTACTGAGTTGGATCCACACATGCATGCACATTTTGCACTTCAAACCATCTCTCTCTTGTACAAGGACTTGAGAGAGAGGATTAGCAATTGTATTCGTGCAATGGGACCAGATTTTAACAGCTTGTGttcagaagaagagaaggaatgGTCTCTTGAAACTTCGTTCATTCAAAAGCAATGGGCTCTGCAGCAGTTGAAGAAAAAAGATCAGTTATGGAGACCCCAAAGGGGATTGCCAGAGAGATCTGTCTCAGTTCTACGCGCTTGGATGTTTCAGAATTTCCTCCATCC GTATCCTAAAGATGCAGAGAAGCATTCATTGGCAGTAAAAAGTGGGTTGACAAGAAGCCAG GTATCGAATTGGTTTATCAATGCACGTGTTCGATTATGGAAGCCTATGATAGAAGAAATGTATGCTGAAATGAGTAGAAGAAAAGCTTGTAGAAATGAAGAAGGATTGGAGAGCAGTCACAGAAGCAGGATGAGCATGAACAGTCAAATGTTGAATATCAATTGA